A window of the Desulfovibrio sp. UIB00 genome harbors these coding sequences:
- the rpoB gene encoding DNA-directed RNA polymerase subunit beta, translated as MGQLTKQFGKIKVSLPIPHLLNLQIDSYQKFLQEGVSDADRSPEEGLEGVFHTVFPIEDFNKTASLEFVSYEIGEPKYDQAECISKGLTYEAPMRIKVRLVVYDTDEASGNRTIRDIKEQDIYFGTLPLMTEKGTFIINGTERVIVNQLQRSPGIIFEHDGGKTHTSRKVLYSCRIIPMRGSWLDFDFDHKDILYVRIDRRRKMPATILFKAMGMSKEQILEYFYSQEHYRIESASSLFWEVRKDLYRKDNAYADIIDAQGNVIVKAGKPITKRSWRLICEAGIEAIEVRPDTLDAMFLALDVADPKTGEVLAEAADEITAGLLDRFREAGITRIAVLHTKGTDTSSSIRDTLVQDRIPDQQKAQEEIYRRLRPSSPPTPEIAASFFDNLFRNGDYYDLSPVGRYKLNQRLSLDEADDLRTLTDHDILTAIKVLVQLKDSHGPADDIDHLGNRRVRLVGELVENQYRIGLVRMERAIKERMSLQEISTLMPHDLINPKPVAAVLKEFFGTSQLSQFMDQTNSLSEVTHKRRLSALGPGGLTRERAGFEVRDVHTSHYGRICPIETPEGPNIGLIVSLTTFAKVNDYGFIETPYRVVRDARVTNDVVHLDASREGGQVVAQANARTDADGNLLDEYVTVRVKGEVEMNPREEVTLMDISPSQMVSISAALIPFLEHDDANRALMGSNMQRQAVPLLRAEKPLVGTGMEVDVARDSGACIVAPAPGKVEYVDADRLIVSYEGDVFPKQGGVRAYDLLKFHKSNQNSCFGQKPTCYPGMPVKKGQILADGPGIDEGELALGKNLVVAFMPWCGYNYEDSILISERTVREDTFTSIHIEEFEVVARDTKLGPEEITRDIPNVSEEMLRNLDESGIIRIGAAVKPDDILVGKITPKGETQLTPEEKLLRAIFGEKARDVKNTSLKVPPGVEGTIIDVKVFNRRSGEKDDRTLAIESHDTSVLDQKESDHLRALSDRTRVQIAPHVLGKQIAAAVPGKKKGEVLAEVGAALTEDVLEQIPVKKLAGLFKSKEVNDSVADVLKSYDQQVEYLKAIYDSKREKVTEGDDLPPGVIKMVKVHIAIKRKLSVGDKMAGRHGNKGVVSCILPEEDMPFFADGRPVDIVLNPLGVPSRMNIGQIMETHLGWGAKELGRQLAELVDSGAAMQVVREELKGVYNSPEISALVDSMSDEEFKASALKLRNGIVTKTPVFDGATEEEIWGWMDKAGLANDGKTTLYDGRTGVPFKNRVTTGVMYMLKLHHLVDEKIHARSTGPYSLVTQQPLGGKAQFGGQRLGEMEVWALEAYGAAYLLQEFLTVKSDDVTGRVKMYEKIVKGDNFLEAGLPESFNVLVKELMSLGLNVTLHQEEGKKKPKRVGYMKEREEEA; from the coding sequence ATGGGCCAGCTCACCAAACAGTTCGGCAAGATCAAGGTTTCCCTCCCTATCCCACATCTGCTGAATCTGCAGATAGATTCTTACCAGAAATTCCTTCAGGAAGGCGTTTCAGATGCCGACCGCAGCCCAGAGGAAGGGCTGGAAGGTGTGTTCCACACCGTCTTCCCCATTGAGGATTTCAATAAGACCGCCAGTCTTGAGTTCGTCAGCTATGAAATCGGCGAACCCAAGTACGACCAGGCCGAGTGCATTTCCAAGGGGCTGACCTACGAGGCACCCATGCGCATCAAGGTGCGCCTGGTTGTCTATGACACCGATGAAGCTTCGGGCAACCGCACCATCCGCGACATCAAAGAGCAGGATATCTATTTTGGCACCCTGCCCCTGATGACGGAAAAGGGCACGTTTATCATCAACGGCACCGAGCGCGTCATCGTTAACCAGTTGCAGCGCTCGCCGGGCATCATCTTTGAGCACGACGGCGGCAAGACTCACACCAGCCGCAAGGTGCTCTATTCCTGCCGCATCATCCCCATGCGCGGCTCGTGGCTCGACTTTGACTTCGACCACAAGGATATTCTGTACGTCCGCATCGACCGCCGCCGCAAGATGCCTGCCACCATCCTGTTCAAGGCCATGGGCATGAGCAAGGAGCAGATTCTTGAATACTTCTACTCGCAGGAGCACTACCGCATTGAGTCGGCCAGCAGCCTGTTCTGGGAAGTGCGCAAGGATCTGTACCGCAAGGACAACGCCTACGCCGACATCATCGACGCGCAGGGCAATGTCATTGTCAAGGCTGGCAAGCCCATCACCAAGCGCAGCTGGCGCCTGATCTGCGAAGCGGGCATTGAAGCTATTGAAGTTCGCCCCGACACGCTGGACGCCATGTTCCTGGCTTTGGACGTGGCCGACCCCAAGACCGGCGAAGTGCTGGCAGAAGCTGCGGACGAAATCACCGCAGGCCTGCTTGACCGCTTCCGCGAAGCGGGCATCACGCGCATTGCCGTTCTGCACACCAAGGGTACGGATACGTCTTCGTCCATCCGCGACACCCTGGTTCAGGATCGCATCCCCGACCAGCAGAAAGCGCAGGAAGAAATCTACCGTCGTCTGCGTCCGTCTTCTCCGCCTACCCCGGAAATTGCGGCCAGCTTTTTTGACAACCTGTTCCGCAACGGCGACTACTATGACCTGTCGCCCGTGGGCCGCTACAAACTCAACCAGCGTCTGAGCCTGGATGAGGCTGACGACCTGCGCACGCTGACCGACCACGACATCCTCACCGCCATCAAGGTGCTGGTGCAGTTGAAGGACAGCCACGGCCCCGCCGATGATATCGACCACCTTGGCAACCGCCGTGTGCGTCTGGTGGGCGAACTGGTGGAAAACCAGTACCGCATCGGCCTTGTGCGTATGGAACGCGCCATCAAGGAGCGCATGAGCCTTCAGGAAATTTCCACGCTCATGCCCCACGACCTTATCAATCCCAAGCCTGTGGCGGCTGTGCTGAAAGAATTCTTCGGCACCTCGCAGCTTTCGCAGTTCATGGATCAGACCAACTCGCTCTCCGAAGTGACGCACAAGCGCCGCCTTTCGGCTCTGGGCCCCGGCGGTCTTACCCGTGAACGCGCGGGCTTTGAAGTGCGCGACGTGCACACCTCGCACTATGGCCGCATCTGCCCCATTGAAACGCCTGAAGGCCCGAACATCGGCCTGATCGTTTCGTTGACCACCTTTGCCAAGGTAAACGACTACGGCTTTATCGAAACGCCTTACCGTGTTGTGCGCGATGCCCGCGTTACCAATGACGTGGTGCACCTTGATGCATCCCGCGAAGGTGGTCAGGTTGTGGCTCAGGCCAACGCCCGCACCGATGCCGACGGCAACCTGCTTGACGAATACGTTACCGTGCGCGTCAAGGGCGAAGTGGAAATGAACCCGCGTGAAGAAGTGACCCTGATGGACATTTCGCCCAGCCAGATGGTCTCCATCTCTGCCGCGCTCATTCCCTTCCTGGAACACGACGACGCCAACCGCGCGCTCATGGGTTCAAACATGCAGCGTCAGGCCGTGCCGCTTCTGCGCGCCGAAAAGCCCCTGGTGGGCACCGGCATGGAAGTGGACGTGGCCCGCGACTCCGGCGCGTGCATCGTGGCTCCCGCTCCGGGCAAGGTGGAATATGTGGACGCCGACCGCCTCATCGTTTCCTACGAAGGCGACGTGTTCCCCAAGCAGGGCGGCGTGCGCGCCTATGACCTGCTGAAGTTCCACAAGTCCAACCAGAACTCCTGCTTTGGACAAAAGCCCACCTGCTACCCCGGCATGCCCGTGAAAAAGGGCCAGATTCTGGCTGACGGCCCCGGTATTGACGAAGGCGAACTGGCCCTCGGCAAAAACCTGGTGGTCGCCTTCATGCCTTGGTGCGGTTACAACTACGAAGACTCCATCCTCATTTCCGAGCGCACCGTTCGCGAGGATACCTTTACCTCCATTCATATTGAAGAATTCGAGGTAGTGGCCCGCGACACCAAGCTTGGACCGGAGGAAATCACCCGCGATATTCCCAACGTCAGCGAAGAAATGCTGCGCAATCTGGACGAAAGCGGCATCATCCGCATCGGCGCAGCGGTCAAGCCCGACGATATCCTTGTGGGCAAGATCACGCCCAAGGGCGAAACCCAGCTTACACCTGAAGAAAAGCTGCTTCGCGCCATCTTCGGCGAGAAGGCCAGGGATGTGAAAAACACCTCCCTCAAGGTTCCCCCGGGAGTGGAAGGCACCATCATTGACGTGAAGGTCTTCAACCGCCGCTCCGGCGAGAAGGACGACCGCACGCTGGCTATTGAAAGCCACGACACGTCCGTGCTGGACCAGAAGGAATCTGATCACCTTCGCGCGTTGTCCGACCGTACCCGCGTTCAGATTGCCCCGCATGTGCTGGGCAAACAGATCGCCGCCGCAGTGCCGGGCAAAAAGAAGGGCGAAGTGCTGGCCGAAGTGGGCGCAGCCCTGACCGAAGATGTGCTTGAGCAGATCCCCGTGAAGAAACTCGCGGGCCTGTTCAAGAGCAAGGAAGTCAACGACTCCGTGGCCGACGTGCTCAAGTCTTACGACCAGCAGGTTGAATACCTGAAGGCCATTTACGACTCCAAGCGCGAAAAGGTTACGGAAGGCGACGATCTGCCCCCCGGCGTCATCAAGATGGTCAAGGTGCACATCGCCATCAAGCGTAAGCTCTCTGTGGGCGATAAAATGGCTGGCCGCCACGGTAACAAGGGTGTTGTTTCCTGCATTCTGCCGGAAGAAGACATGCCCTTCTTTGCCGACGGTCGCCCCGTGGACATCGTGTTGAACCCCCTGGGCGTGCCTTCACGTATGAACATCGGGCAGATCATGGAAACCCACCTTGGGTGGGGCGCCAAGGAACTGGGTCGGCAGCTGGCCGAACTGGTTGACTCCGGCGCGGCCATGCAGGTTGTGCGCGAAGAACTGAAGGGCGTTTACAATTCGCCTGAAATCAGCGCCTTGGTGGACAGCATGAGCGATGAGGAATTCAAGGCCTCCGCCCTCAAGCTGCGCAACGGTATTGTTACCAAGACCCCGGTGTTCGACGGTGCCACCGAAGAAGAAATCTGGGGCTGGATGGACAAGGCTGGTCTTGCCAACGACGGCAAAACCACCCTGTACGATGGCCGCACGGGTGTTCCCTTCAAGAACCGCGTGACCACGGGCGTCATGTACATGCTCAAACTGCACCACCTGGTTGACGAAAAAATCCATGCCCGTTCCACTGGCCCCTACTCGCTGGTGACGCAGCAGCCCCTCGGCGGTAAAGCCCAGTTCGGTGGACAGCGTCTTGGTGAAATGGAAGTGTGGGCTCTGGAAGCTTACGGAGCGGCCTATCTGCTGCAGGAATTCCTCACGGTCAAGTCGGACGACGTGACCGGGCGCGTGAAGATGTACGAGAAGATCGTCAAGGGAGACAATTTCCTTGAAGCCGGTCTGCCCGAATCCTTCAACGTGTTGGTGAAGGAACTCATGAGCCTTGGCCTCAACGTGACCCTGCATCAGGAAGAAGGCAAGAAAAAGCCCAAACGCGTGGGCTATATGAAAGAACGCGAGGAAGAGGCGTAA